ACCGGTTAGGCGGAAATGGTTGAGTTGGAAGAAACGCCCGAATCGTGTAAAATAAGAGGCGTGTTGGAAAAGGGAGGTTTTTTAGTGAGCGAGCAAGATGTACAAATCGTTGACTTCGAAGAAATGCTGCGGTTTATCGAAAGCCGTCTCGCTTCCGCCGGGACGTATGTGAAGCGGGAAGCGATCATCACCATTTTGCAGGCAGAAGAAGCATTTCTCCTGGAAAAAGGGATTCTGCAAGAATACAGTGAGTAAACAAGGACAACCTGCCATGATGGCAGGTTGTTTTTTGTAACAGGCGGTTTGAATGGGGGAATCCTGAGATCTTGCAACAAAAGAGGTTACCAAACCCATGTAAAAAGAGGAAAACGCAGCGTGATGGTGAAATGGTTGATGTCCCAAATACGTGCGACAAAAGAGGTGCATGATGATTGCAAATTCGTAATGTGGGCTATTGGGCTATTCCGCCAAAAAACGATGCATTCCGAACCGTGGAAAATATACATAATCATATATTTAAATATTCACGCAATAAAAAAGGCGAGCCCATTGCCATTTTGTCAGAAGGAAAGCTTGCACACGAATTAGGTCTGACCACTGCAACAGTAAAAGGGAAGCGGCTTCAGGACATTCTACTGAAGAGCAACGAAGAAGATATCATGACCATTTTCAATAAGCCATATCAGGGAATGGTCGTTGAAATTGAATCAGCAATTGGTGACCGCATTTTTTGGACGACACTTTCGCCTATTTATTCTGATCATGAGATAACCGAAGTCGTAGGGACGACCTTGGAAATCACCGAGCGCAAACAAATGGAGCGTCAACTGTTAGAAGCGGAGGAATTGTACCGAAGTCTGGTAGAAGACACACTGGTCGGGGTTTTCATCGCTTACGTCGAGCACCCAGGATTTGTCTATGTAAATCCACGGCTGGCGGAGATCTATGGCTATACCCAGGATGAGATGGTGAAAATGACCGCTGCTGATCTGGTGATACCGGACCAAAGAGCAGTGATTCAAACACACCAGCAAAGACGTTTAGAGGGCGATCTATCTAGCATTCGCCATCAGTTTCGTGGTTTATGCAAAAATCAAACGATCATCGATGTAGAAGTCCTACAGAAGACGACCATCTACAAGGGAAAGCCGGCTGTCATAGGAATTTTGCAGGATGTGACGGACCGCAAACAAGCGGAGGAATTGATCCGCAAGTCCGAGCTGCTCTCTGTTGTCGGTCAAATGGCGGCAGGCGTTGCTCACGAGATTCGCAATCCCTTAACGTCGCTCAAAGGATTTGTCCAGTTACTCCAAGCTTTTCCGAATGGCAAAGCGGAGTACTACCAGATCATGTTATCGGAGCTCGATCGGATTGAGTTTATTATCAGTGAATTCTTGGTTTTGGCTAAGCCACAGGTCGTCATTCATCAACCACGACATATTCAACGCATGCTGGAGCAGATTGTCATGCTGGCCGACACTCATGCGATCTTGCACAACGTTCAGATCGTTACCCAGTTTTCATCGGATTTGCCTATGATCACTTGCGAAGAAAAGCAGCTCAAGCAAGTGTTTCTCAACCTGATGAAAAATGCGATCGAATCGATGCCAGAAGGGGGAGTTGTTACAGTCACAGCGAAGCAGGATGGCGATATGCTCCTCATCATTTTCACAGATCAGGGCTGCGGGATTCCCGAGGAATCGCTAGAGAAGCTGGGAGAGCCATTTTTCACGACAAAAGAAACAGGGACAGGTTTGGGACTCATGGTCAGCCACAAGATTATCGCCGATCACGGGGGCAAGATTCACGTTCGAAGTCAAATGGGCAAAGGAACGTCATTTGAAGTTCAATTACCCATGCGATAGTTATATTCGCCTGTTTGCTTCTGCCGAAAAAAAACGGTATGATGGAATTGAGAACCAATAACATCGTAAGGACGTGAACGCTTTGACGGAAGAAAATAAAGATCTAGAATTGGGCGACATCATTACATTGGATGACGAAAATGGTGAACCGTTGGGGGATTTTGAAGTAATCGCTTTGTTTGACCTGAACGGTAAAGAATATATTGCCTTGACTGAAGCCATTGAAGATGAAGAAAGCGAAGAAGAGTTGGACGAAGAAGTAGACATCTTCGTTTTCCAAGTAGACGGTGGCGAAATGGTTCCGCTGGAAGAAGACGAGGAGAGCACCGTTTACGCGAAGCTCAACGAAGTTCTCGAAGGCATCGAACTGATCAAGGAAGACTAATTGTTTCCGATTCTAAAACAAAGCCACCGCTTGGCACAAACCAGGCAGTGGCTTTTGGCTTTCTTTTATCAATCATTCATTTTAATGATGTTGTCCTTTAGATCTCGAACGACCAAGAGGCATGTGTAATCGGTCTCTTGCAGCTCTCGGAAGAGTGAGGAGCATTCGTCCTTGGTCAGACCCAGTTTTTCCATGCGTGTCCGCAGTTCTTCGCCACCGTTATCAAAAAAGTGAGCTTTACTATCGATATGCCCTACAGCACTTTCAAAGTGGGTGCTGTATTTATAAAAATTGTTCCGTTGATTGGAGTGATTTTTATCGGGATTCCACTTCAAAACCCAAATATCATCTTTGTGGTAGCCCGATGCGTTCAACGCCTGAATATCCGAAACGAGTTCATCATCATACCGATGAAATTTGACAAACGGCTTGGTTGCACTAATCACGTGAGTTCCCCCCTTTTTCGCTACAGGAATCGCTGCCTTACTAGGTTGCCCAGACATGTTTGAGGGATGAATGGAAAAACTTGTGGTTTCTCTTTGACCTTTCTTTACCAGTAATGCTAGACTATTATTTGGTAATCATCGATGAAATCGGCCATCTCGCTCGGGGCGAGGTGGCTTTTTTGCCCCGTTTGTATGCCAGGATTGAATACAATAGGAAGCATACGGTACAATAGCGATTAAGTGTTCGCTTTTTGGGGCACACGAAAAGAAACACAAGGTACATGGCATGGTTTTGCCATCTTCTCAAGAAGAAATCAGTTTCTTGAAAGAGCGCTTCAAGGGAGTAGAGTCTTTTTAGGAAGTTGCTTAATGTAGAGGGGAGAACGCGATTGAAGGAAACAGACACACTTCATACGTTGACGTATACCGAAGAAGATATTCAGGTCCTCGAGGGCTTGATCGCCGTCCGCAAACGGCCAGGAATGTACATAGGTTCTACAGGTAGCAGAGGTCTGCATCACCTCCTGTGGGAGATCGTGGACAATGCCAAGGACGAAGCGCTTGCAGGCGTGAATGATAGCATCATTGTTACACTGTACAAAGACGGCAGTGTGAGTGTAGAGGACCACGGACGTGGAATTCCTACCGGGATGCACAAAACGGGTCGTCCTGTGCCCGAAGTTATTTTTACGACGCTGCATGCTGGTGGTAAGTTCGGCGGCGGTGGGTACAAAAAAAGCGGTGGACTACATGGGGTTGGCTCCAGTGTTGTTGTGGCCTTGTCCAAATGGCTGGAAGTCGAGATTCACCGCGAAGGGAAAATACATAAACAACGTTTTGCCTACGAGGTCGATGAAAAAGGGATCGAGCATGTCGGAAAACCAGTGACTGACCTCGAAATCATAGGGAATACCAGACGTACAGGGACAACCGTCCGTTTTTTACCGGATGAAGCCGTATTTGGAACCGCTCGCTTTGATTACGAAACCATCCGCGATCGATTCCGCGAAACCGCCTTCTTGCTGAAAAAGCTTAAGATGGTGTTGATCGATGAACGCGGACCCGAGAAAAAGCGCGAAGAATTTTACTTCGAAGACGGCTTGAAGTCATATGTAGCCTATCTGAACGAAGGCAAGAACACGCTGCATCCGATCGTTTATTTCGAGGGGGAAAAAGATAACGTTTACGTCGAGCTGGCTTTCCAGTACAACGACGGTTATGCAGAAACCCTTGTTTCGTACGTCAACTCAATCGTAACGAGCGACGGTGGTACGCACGTTACCGGTTTCCGCAATGGTACGACTCGGATTTTTAATGAATTTGCCCGGAAAAAAGGGTATCTGAAAGATAAAGATCCGAATCTC
This is a stretch of genomic DNA from Brevibacillus choshinensis. It encodes these proteins:
- a CDS encoding ATP-binding protein — translated: MQIRNVGYWAIPPKNDAFRTVENIHNHIFKYSRNKKGEPIAILSEGKLAHELGLTTATVKGKRLQDILLKSNEEDIMTIFNKPYQGMVVEIESAIGDRIFWTTLSPIYSDHEITEVVGTTLEITERKQMERQLLEAEELYRSLVEDTLVGVFIAYVEHPGFVYVNPRLAEIYGYTQDEMVKMTAADLVIPDQRAVIQTHQQRRLEGDLSSIRHQFRGLCKNQTIIDVEVLQKTTIYKGKPAVIGILQDVTDRKQAEELIRKSELLSVVGQMAAGVAHEIRNPLTSLKGFVQLLQAFPNGKAEYYQIMLSELDRIEFIISEFLVLAKPQVVIHQPRHIQRMLEQIVMLADTHAILHNVQIVTQFSSDLPMITCEEKQLKQVFLNLMKNAIESMPEGGVVTVTAKQDGDMLLIIFTDQGCGIPEESLEKLGEPFFTTKETGTGLGLMVSHKIIADHGGKIHVRSQMGKGTSFEVQLPMR
- a CDS encoding general stress protein, which codes for MISATKPFVKFHRYDDELVSDIQALNASGYHKDDIWVLKWNPDKNHSNQRNNFYKYSTHFESAVGHIDSKAHFFDNGGEELRTRMEKLGLTKDECSSLFRELQETDYTCLLVVRDLKDNIIKMND
- a CDS encoding DUF1292 domain-containing protein, giving the protein MTEENKDLELGDIITLDDENGEPLGDFEVIALFDLNGKEYIALTEAIEDEESEEELDEEVDIFVFQVDGGEMVPLEEDEESTVYAKLNEVLEGIELIKED